The window GGGATGGCGCGCTCGCGGTGGTGGGCGCGCACGTACGGCAGGACCGCGGCGAAGACGTAGACGTGGAAGTAGCGGCCGAGCGGGCCCGACTCCAGGGGCAGCGGCAGAAGTCTCGGGCCCTTGCCGATCTTCCCCATGTCGCGCACGAGACCATCGGCGCACCGTTCGAGCAGCCAGGTCGCCCCCTCGTCGGCGGCCAGTGTGCGGCGGAGCGCGACGAGTTCGTTGATGTCCTCGTAGGGGACGGCGAGGTCCACCAGCACGTCCGGCAGCTCGTCGGCCTCCGGCAGCCGGGCCCGTGTCGCCGGGGGGCTCCCGTCCTCCTCCAGGTCCTTCAGCCAGTCGGCGAGCCTCTCGTCCGCCCGCACCGCGTCCAGCAACACCGTCGTCTCCCCCGTAGCACCGCATCGGTCTCCTGGAGAACGTACGGGGCGGGGAGTACGTTTCCGAGTAGGACGAGGCAGGAGACGACAGGGAACGGAGGGGCGATCCGATGCGTACCGGCAGTGAACCGACGACCGCGCGCAGTCCCCTGCGGATGCGGCTCTGGCTGAGCGTGTGGGGGCTGATCTGGGCCATCGCCGGGACGACGGCCTTCGCTCTGGCCGGCCGCCCCGGCTGGGCAGCCGCCTGCGCGGTGTTGTGGCTGATCGTCACCGTCGACCTGACCATGGTCCTGCGCCACATCCGCCAGGGCCCGCACTACCAGCCCGGCCGGGACGTCCCGCCGTACGAACCACCGCACACGCCCCGCCCGTAGGCCTGCGCTGCCGAGGGCGCGGGGGCGTGCGGGGCGCGCGGCCGTCAGGAGTCGAAGCGTGCCTCTTCCAGGTACTGCGGGTTGGGGTCGAGGGCCGCGGCGAGCCGGAAGTGACGCTTGGCCTCGTCGTCTCGGGACTGGCGCTGATAGGTGCGGGCAAGGGCGAAGTGCGCGAACGCGTTGTCCGGCTCGCGCTCCAGGACGATGGTGAACTCCAGCTCGGCGGGCCGCAGTTGGGCCGCCGCGAAGAAGGCGCGGGCGCGCAGCAGCCGGGCCGCCGTGTTCTCGGGGTGCTCGGCTATGACTTTGTCGAGCAGCTTGACCGCACCCCGCGGATCGCGCGCGGCGAGCAGATGCTCGGCGGCGCGGAAGTCGATGACGTGCGTCTCCGGGGTACGTCCGGTGGAACCGCTGGTCTCGGGCACGGCTGAGTCCTTCCCTTGCTGCGTGGGTTCAACGCGCCCACGGACCCGGCTATTCCAGTGTGTGTTCGGATCGTTGCCGGGCCGTGTGGGCCCGCCGGGTGAGATCCGCCCAGACCTCCCGCACCCGCTGCCGGAGGTCCTCCAGCGGTACGTCGTTGTCGATGACGATGTCCGCGATCTCCAGACGCTTCTCGCGGGTGGCCTGGGCGGCCATGCGCGCGCGTGCGTCCTCCTCCGTCATGCCGCGCAGGCGCAGCAGACGGTCGAGCTGGGTCTCGGGGGCCACGTCCACGACGACGACCAGGTCGTACAGCGGGGCGAGGCCGTTCTCGGTGAGCAGGGGGACGTCGTGGACGACGACGGAGTCCTCGGCGGCGGACTCCTCCAGCTCTCTGGAGCGGGCGCCCACCAGGGGGTGCACGATCGCGTTCAGCGCGGCGAGCTTCTCGGGGTCGGCGAAGACGAGGGAGCCCAGCCTGGGCCGGTCGAGGCCGCCGTCCGGCGCGAGCACGCCCTCGCCGAAGGTCTCGACGACCGCCGCGAGTCCGGCGGTGCCCGGGGCGACGACCTCGCGCGCGATGCGGTCCGCGTCGATCAGCACGGCGCCGTGCTCCACGAGCAGCCGCGACACCTCGCTCTTGCCGGCGCCGATACCGCCGGTGAGACCCACTTTCAGCATGCCCGGCAGCTTAGGCCCTGCCGCGGCGGGCGGGCGGAGCGGGGCTCAGCCCTCGCCCTCCCGTTCGGCCAGGAACTTCTCGAACTCGCGCCCGATCTCGTCGGCGGAGGGGATGTCGACGGGCTCGGCGAGCATGTTGCCCCGTGTCTCGGCGCCCGCGGCCGCGTCGTACTGGTGTTCCAGGCCCTGGACGAGGGCGACCAGTTCCTCGTCGCCCTCCCGGATCTGCCTGTCGATCTCCGTCTGCGTGCGGTGGGCCTCCGTGCGCAGGGCGTGGGCGACCGAGGGCAGCACCAGGCCGGTGGCGGCCGTGACGGCCTCCAGGACGGTCAGGGCCGCGTCCGGGTAGGGCGAGCGGGCGATGTAGTGCGGTACGTGCGCGGCGACACCCAGCACGTCGTGCCCGGCCTCCATGAGGCGGTACTCGACGAGGGCCTCGGCGCTGCCGGGCACCTGGGCCTCCTCGAAGGGGCTGCGGTGGCCGGGGACCAGCTCCGCCCGGTTGCCGTGCGGGGTGAGGCCGACCGGGCGGGTGTGCGGCACGCCCATGGGGATGCCGTGGAAGTTCACCGAGAGGCGTACGCCGAGGCGCTCCACGATCTGCTGGACGGCGGCCGCGAAACGCTCCCACTCCACGTCGGGCTCGGGCCCGGACAGCAGCAGGAAGGGGGCCCCGGTGGCGTCCTGGACGAGCCGCACCTCCAGGGCGGGCTCCTCGTACTCGGTCCAGCGGTCGCGCTTGA is drawn from Streptomyces bottropensis ATCC 25435 and contains these coding sequences:
- a CDS encoding tetratricopeptide repeat protein; the encoded protein is MPETSGSTGRTPETHVIDFRAAEHLLAARDPRGAVKLLDKVIAEHPENTAARLLRARAFFAAAQLRPAELEFTIVLEREPDNAFAHFALARTYQRQSRDDEAKRHFRLAAALDPNPQYLEEARFDS
- a CDS encoding DUF6343 family protein, with amino-acid sequence MRTGSEPTTARSPLRMRLWLSVWGLIWAIAGTTAFALAGRPGWAAACAVLWLIVTVDLTMVLRHIRQGPHYQPGRDVPPYEPPHTPRP
- a CDS encoding PAC2 family protein encodes the protein MLDPQDLYAWEPKGLAVVDMALAQESAGLVMLYHFDGYIDAGETGDQIVERLLGSAPHQVVARFDHDRLVDYRARRPLLTFKRDRWTEYEEPALEVRLVQDATGAPFLLLSGPEPDVEWERFAAAVQQIVERLGVRLSVNFHGIPMGVPHTRPVGLTPHGNRAELVPGHRSPFEEAQVPGSAEALVEYRLMEAGHDVLGVAAHVPHYIARSPYPDAALTVLEAVTAATGLVLPSVAHALRTEAHRTQTEIDRQIREGDEELVALVQGLEHQYDAAAGAETRGNMLAEPVDIPSADEIGREFEKFLAEREGEG
- the coaE gene encoding dephospho-CoA kinase; the encoded protein is MLKVGLTGGIGAGKSEVSRLLVEHGAVLIDADRIAREVVAPGTAGLAAVVETFGEGVLAPDGGLDRPRLGSLVFADPEKLAALNAIVHPLVGARSRELEESAAEDSVVVHDVPLLTENGLAPLYDLVVVVDVAPETQLDRLLRLRGMTEEDARARMAAQATREKRLEIADIVIDNDVPLEDLRQRVREVWADLTRRAHTARQRSEHTLE